The genome window GTTCATCGGCGGCGTTGTTCCGGCCTTTATCATTGCCGCCATGCTGTGCGTCTATTGCCATGTCTACTGCCGCGTGAAAGGCTACACCAACGAAAAAATGAACATCACCGTGGAACATCATTCCCTATGGCAGGTTTTCCGCGACTCGTTCTGGGCTTTGCTTTCCCCGGTCATCATTCTCGGCGGCATCTACGGCGGGTTCTTCACCCCGACGGAGGCCAGCGGCGTTATCGTCATGTACAGCCTGTTCATCAGCATGGGCGTTTATAAAACCGTGCAACTCAAAGAGCTTACCGATATTTTACGGTCGGCCGGCTCCATGGTCGGCCCGGTGCTCATCATCATGGGCGGCGCGGTGGTCTTCACAAAAATATTGATGGTGCTGCGCGTGCCGCAGGAGTTGACCGAGTTCCTGCTCTCGATCAGCAGGAACCCCGTCATCATCCTCATCATGCTCAATATCCTGCTGCTGATGGTCGGGGTTTTCATGGACACGCTCTCCTCCATCCTGATCCTGACGCCCATCCTGCTCCCGGTGGCCAAGTCCATCGGCATGGATCCGGTTCATTTCGGCGTGATGATGGTCGTCAACCTGGCGATCGGGTTCATCACTCCGCCCATGGCCGTAAACCTTTTTGTGGTCAGCGGCATCACGGGGCTTTCCATCGAAAAACTGTCCCGGGGCATTCTGATACCCATTCTGGTGTTGCTGACAGGCCTGATAATGGTCACCTACATCCGGCCTCTGACCATGTTCCTGAACTCGTGAACCGGCCGTTACCCACACGGCGCTACCCAACACTCTTCCGGAGGACCACATGAAAAGGAAATGGATCGTCGCTCTTTGCCTTCCCATCGTTGCGTGCTTCATCGTTGCCGGTTTTGGCGAGGCCGCCGCGGCCGCCAAAAAAGTAAAACTCATCTTCCACACCCCGACGGCGGAAAACGCCATCAACCACCGGGCCAGCCTGCAGCTTAAGAAAATGCTGGAAGAAGGCTCCAACGGGCAGATCCAACTGGATGTGTATACCGGCGGCACGCTTTTCGGCGGCGACAGGGAAACCATCGAGGCCATGCAGCGCGGCGACGCCACGTTCTGCATCATCGCCACGGCCCCGTACGTCATGTTCGAGCCCAAGGTGGCGGTCTTCGACATCCCCTTTATTTTTGACGCCGCCGCCGACACCATGGCCACCATGGACATCGTGGAGGATTTCCTGACCTCCCCCGAAGGCAAGGCCGCAATGCAACCGGTGTTCGGCGATCTGCCCAAGAAGGGCATCATGCCGCTGGCCTTCGCCAACCAGGGCTTCCGCGAACTGACGGCCAACAAGGCCGTCCAGAAAGTCGCCGACCTCAAGGGCATCAAGATCCGGACCATGGAGAACAAATACCACATGGCCGCCTGGAAGCTGCTTGGCGCCAACCCCACCCCCATGGCCTTCACCGAGGTGTTCACCGCGCTGGAACAGGGCACCATCGACGCCCAGGAAAACCCGTACGAGCTGATCTACACGTCCAAGTTCTACGAAGTGCAGAAATACATCGTGAACACCCACCACATTCCGTCGGTTCACATTTTCGCCTGCAGCAAACGGGTGTATGACTCGCTCTCCCCCGAACTGCAGAAACTGGTGAGCGACAGTATGGAAAAGACGGCCCGCTGGTATGCGAATGAAGCCAAAAACTCCCTGCTGGAAAAGGAAAAACTCATGGTCGCGGGCAAGGCCACGATTCTCAACATCACGCCGGAAAACTACGCCGAGTTCCGCACCACGACCCAACCCGTTGTGGACATGGTGAAAAAAGACGTGGGCGACGCCATCGTGGACACTATGCTCAAAGCTGTCGCCGCCCGCAGAAAGTAGCGGAAAGGAAATACCGATGTCTGACCAGAAAACTGAAAAAACCGTCGTCGATTCATTGATAGAGCGCGCCCGCGTTGCCCAGAAGGTTGCGGAAGGGTACAGCCAGGAACGCGTTCTGGAACTTGCCAGGGCCATTGCCCTTACCGCCATCGGCAACGCCCGGAAATGGGCCGAGCTGACCATGGAGGAAACCGGCCTCGGTGACCTGCAGAGCAAGATCAACCGCATCAACGACCGCCCCAGGGGCGTCATGCGCGATTTGCTCACCGCCAAAACCGTGGGCGTGATCGAAGTGGATGAAAAACGCGATCTGATAAAGCTCGGCAAGCCTGTCGGCGTCATCGGGGCCATCGTGCCCATGACCGTGCCGGAAACGGTACCCGTCATCAAGGGCATGAACTCGATCATGGGCCGCAATGCCACGGTGTTTTCGCCCCACCCGCGTTCCAAAAAAATCACCGCCATCGTGGTGAACGAAATGCGGGCCACCATGAAACGGTTCGGCGCGCCCGAAGATTTGTTCCTCTGCATCGAAAACCCGACCCTGGACCAAAGCCAGGAACTGATGCGCAAGTGCGACCTTGTCATCGCCACCGGCGGCCAGGGCCTGGTCAAGGCGGCCTACAGCTCGGGTACCCCGGCCTACGGGGTGGGTACGGGCAACGTCGTCTCCGTGGTGGAGGAAAGCGCGGACGTGGCCGCTGCCGCTGAAAAAATTATCGGCAGCAAGATCAACGACCTTGCGACCGGCTGCTCCACGGAAAACTCCATCCTGGTGCAGAAGACGGTTTACGGCGCGTTCATAAAGGCCATGCAGGCCAACGGCGCGAAGCTGTGCGATGCCGGAGAAAAAGCGAAACTGCAGAACGTTCTCTGGGCCGACGGGCACCTCAACGGCAGCCTCATCTGCCGGCCCGCGCCCGTTATCGCCAAGGCCGCCGGGATAGCCGTCCCCGCTGACTGCAACGTGCTGATGGTCGAGGAAGACGGATACGGGCCGGACTATCCCTTCTCGGGAGAAAAACTGTCCGTGGTGCTGACCGTTTACAGGTACGACGGCTTTGACGACGCCGTCGCGAGAGTCAACGCCATCCAGGCCTACCAGGGCGCCGGGCACTCCTGCGGTATCCATTCCGCGAACGAAGACCACATCATGCAGTTCGCCCTGCGCACCAAAACCGCCCGCGTCATGATAAACAGCCCGCAGAACAAGGCCAACGCCGGCAGCTTCAAGAACGGCATGCCGTTTACCATTTCTCTGGGCTGCGGCACTTGGGGCGGCAACTCCGCGAGCGAAAACATCACCTACAAGCATTACATCAACACGACCTGGGTGGCCCGCTGGCACGAGGAGTGGGTCCAGCCGGACGACAAAACCCTGTTCGGCGACGTGCTCGCCAAGTTCTAGAAGCGGAACAGCGCAACAGGCACAGGAAGCCGCGGGGAGCCAGACCCGCGGCTTCCCCCAAAGGAAAGGTGCCATGAAAACACGGTTCATGCGGCGGTCGCTGCTCTACGTACCGGGCAGTTCGCCCAAAATGCTCGAAAAGGCCCTCGCCTTCACCGAGGCGGACGGCATCATCCTCGACCTTGAGGATTCGGTCAGCCCTTCGGAAAAAGCCAACGCCCGCGCGCTCGTGTGCGGCGCGCTGCAAAAAACGGCAAACCGGGCGGGGCGGCGGGAAATCATCGTCCGGCTGAATCCGCTCGCGTCGCCGTTCGCCTTTGACGATTTTGCGGCCGTCTGCCCGCTTGCGCCCGATTCGCTCATCATCACCAAAGCTTCCGCGAACACGCTCGTCTGCGCGGATATGCTGGTGGCCATGCTGGAAAACAAGCACGGCCTGCCTCCCGGCGAAATCCGCCTCATTCCCCTGATTGAAACCGCTGAAGGCATTGAGGACATCACCGCCATTCTGCGCGCGTCGTCCCGCATTACCGCCGCGCAGTTCGGCGCCGAGGATTTCACCAGGGATATGGAGGTGGAGCGGACGCTGGAGAGCGGCGAAATCGCCTATGCCCGCAACCGCCTTGCGGTAGCTTGCCGGGCGGCGGGAGTGGATTGCCTGGACACCCCCTATGCGGACTTCCGCGACCGGGAAGGCTGCGAGCGGGATACCCGGTACGCGAAATCCATAGGCATGACGGGGCGGACGGTGATCCACCCCTCCCTTGCCGGGCTGACCAACCGCATTTTCTCTCCTTCACCGGAGGAAATCACCCGGGCGGAACACATCGTCCGGGCGTTCGAGGAGGCCACGGATAAGGGACTCGGCGCCGTGGCGCTGGATGGAAAAATGATCGACGCGCCGGTTGTCGATAGAGCGCGGAATCTCTTGAAAAAAGCCGCCGGAACAGGCGAAGGCGCATAGCCGCGCGTTCCGGCGTCCGTATCGAGAAGTACCCGCAAGGAATACAGGATTGCAGCCATGATATTGTCATACTCGACGGGTATACGGAAAACCCCGGCGACCTTAGTTGGTCGGGTCTGGAGGCGTTCGGCACGGTAACGGCATACGACCGTACCTCAACGGAAGACATAGCCCGCCGCATCGGCGGGGCGGAAATAGCCATCACCAATAAGACGCCGGTATCGCGCGCGACCATGGACGCCTGCCCCAACCTCCGCTTCATCTCGCTCCTGGCCACGGGCTACGACGTTGTCGATACCGCCGCGGCTAGGGAAAAAGGTATCGTTGTCTCCAATATTCCCACGTACGGAACCGACGCCGTGGGCCAGTTCGCCATCGCCCTGCTTCTGGAGATCGCGAGCCGGGTCGGCCACCATGACCGGGCCGTGAAAGAGGGGCGCTGGGCATCCAATGCGGATTGGTGTTTCTGGGATTACCCGCTGATGGAACTGGCCGG of uncultured delta proteobacterium contains these proteins:
- a CDS encoding C4-dicarboxylate transporter permease large protein: MGILFLAFFILLLLSVPIGVAVILSSLIAIMATDVLNISFIARTIVTTYDSFPLLAVPLFMLAGEVMGKGGISVKLFNFAHYFLGRYTGGVPMAVVFACLLFGALSGAGAADTAAIGSVMIPAMVRMGYSMVFSATLVAAAGGLAVIMPPSLPMIMYGVSSNASIGALFIGGVVPAFIIAAMLCVYCHVYCRVKGYTNEKMNITVEHHSLWQVFRDSFWALLSPVIILGGIYGGFFTPTEASGVIVMYSLFISMGVYKTVQLKELTDILRSAGSMVGPVLIIMGGAVVFTKILMVLRVPQELTEFLLSISRNPVIILIMLNILLLMVGVFMDTLSSILILTPILLPVAKSIGMDPVHFGVMMVVNLAIGFITPPMAVNLFVVSGITGLSIEKLSRGILIPILVLLTGLIMVTYIRPLTMFLNS
- a CDS encoding putative Sialic acid-binding periplasmic protein SiaP (Evidence 3 : Function proposed based on presence of conserved amino acid motif, structural feature or limited homology); this translates as MKRKWIVALCLPIVACFIVAGFGEAAAAAKKVKLIFHTPTAENAINHRASLQLKKMLEEGSNGQIQLDVYTGGTLFGGDRETIEAMQRGDATFCIIATAPYVMFEPKVAVFDIPFIFDAAADTMATMDIVEDFLTSPEGKAAMQPVFGDLPKKGIMPLAFANQGFRELTANKAVQKVADLKGIKIRTMENKYHMAAWKLLGANPTPMAFTEVFTALEQGTIDAQENPYELIYTSKFYEVQKYIVNTHHIPSVHIFACSKRVYDSLSPELQKLVSDSMEKTARWYANEAKNSLLEKEKLMVAGKATILNITPENYAEFRTTTQPVVDMVKKDVGDAIVDTMLKAVAARRK
- the sauS gene encoding Sulfoacetaldehyde dehydrogenase (acylating), giving the protein MSDQKTEKTVVDSLIERARVAQKVAEGYSQERVLELARAIALTAIGNARKWAELTMEETGLGDLQSKINRINDRPRGVMRDLLTAKTVGVIEVDEKRDLIKLGKPVGVIGAIVPMTVPETVPVIKGMNSIMGRNATVFSPHPRSKKITAIVVNEMRATMKRFGAPEDLFLCIENPTLDQSQELMRKCDLVIATGGQGLVKAAYSSGTPAYGVGTGNVVSVVEESADVAAAAEKIIGSKINDLATGCSTENSILVQKTVYGAFIKAMQANGAKLCDAGEKAKLQNVLWADGHLNGSLICRPAPVIAKAAGIAVPADCNVLMVEEDGYGPDYPFSGEKLSVVLTVYRYDGFDDAVARVNAIQAYQGAGHSCGIHSANEDHIMQFALRTKTARVMINSPQNKANAGSFKNGMPFTISLGCGTWGGNSASENITYKHYINTTWVARWHEEWVQPDDKTLFGDVLAKF
- a CDS encoding Citrate lyase beta chain encodes the protein MKTRFMRRSLLYVPGSSPKMLEKALAFTEADGIILDLEDSVSPSEKANARALVCGALQKTANRAGRREIIVRLNPLASPFAFDDFAAVCPLAPDSLIITKASANTLVCADMLVAMLENKHGLPPGEIRLIPLIETAEGIEDITAILRASSRITAAQFGAEDFTRDMEVERTLESGEIAYARNRLAVACRAAGVDCLDTPYADFRDREGCERDTRYAKSIGMTGRTVIHPSLAGLTNRIFSPSPEEITRAEHIVRAFEEATDKGLGAVALDGKMIDAPVVDRARNLLKKAAGTGEGA